Genomic segment of Pochonia chlamydosporia 170 chromosome 1, whole genome shotgun sequence:
GGCAGCAACTCGAACCCCATCTTCTTGTACAGATTGACCGTCGATGGAGACGATTCAAAGTACAGAGGCAATCCTGCCAACTCGCCCATTTGCATACCCCACTGGACCAACAATTGTCCCGCCTTGCGTCCTTGATGCTTCGGGTCCACCGCAATAACGTGGCAGTCTAGATTCTCGTCAGTTCCACATCCAACAGCAAGCCACGAGGTAGGACCACTTACAGATATACGGACGCCCTCCAAAGAGCCTCTCTCTCATTTCCCACAGCGGGTTCAGCACCTTCTCGGCTCGTTCCCGGTGTTCACCCTCCAGCCATGGAACTCCATGGTTCTTGCGCTCTTCGGAGATCGCTCCCGAAGATAGACGTCACCCAGACCCATGCCGATGATTTCGCCAGTATCCGTGTCGACACACTTGAGCGTGTACTGATTATCGCTGGCATGCCAGTATTGCAGGGTGCCGGCTGCATGACCCTTTCTGAACTCCTCATCGGTAATCTGTGAGCCAGGGAACAGAATCTTGAGCAAGATTTGACCCATCAGGTCGTGCTCAAACGCGGAAAAGTACACATCATAGATGCGACGAATATCTGGAATAAGTGCGGGGAGAATAACTTGACCCATGTTGGACAATTTCGTGTTGCCAAAGCAGTATCAAGTTTGTGGTGGTAAAAAAGTTTCAGGGAAAAGATCGACAAGAGCCAACTGGCATGTAACGGCTGGAATATATACCATTATTTCGCCCTGATCCCAAGGCTTACACAAAGATTTAAATAGTCAACTAACAACAGCTCCACTGCCTGCCACAACTTGGCTGGAAGCgagcatggccatggttcgTGCACTAGGGTGTGACAACCGTTGTTCTAACGTGGTGTGGGCAACCGGGTCCAACATCATCGGATGGCGTTGACAACTAAGACGGGGAATTCATGACGCCGGAAACACGAGTTGCCTTTGGTAGTCACGGCTGAAAAACCTGTTGACACCACCTTATTGATTCCGTGAGCTTGACCGCACAGGGGCTATATTCCGACGGCCATGGGCCTCATTTTAGCGCCTTCCCTTTTGGACTGTTTAAAGGCTGTTATCGCCGAGGGCGGTGCCACATGCAAAATCCAAGCTAGAAAGATTCTTTCCTTAGTGAGGGCAAACGTGTGACTGTGCAAGGCATTCAGAATTCAGCATTCGGCAAACACTTCCAATATTATTATATGTGATTAATGGTAACTACATAGTCTATTACTGAACGACACCATTCACGGCTTTTGTTCGGTTTCGAGACACTTTGAATGGAAGTCTGGCTTTCCCGGTCTCCATTGGAGTCTCTCCCGCGAACAACAAGGTCATGGAAACTAAGAAGCTAATGACCCGAGTCTGCACACTGAAATCTTCTACTATTTTACATTTTCAGTTGTCTGATTTAAAGGAGCTGGACAGCCATGGCTCCAACACCGACggcggccaacatggccggGGCAAGCTGCAAGTTCATGGCCTATTTCACCAATCAATTAGCTTACGCTTTTTTCCGAGTAAAAGGAAAACTCACAGCGGCGGTGACCACGCCAGAGGAAGTCGGCTGagttccagtctggttggtggcATGGGACGGCTGCTGGGTAATGGTAGCAATGGTGGACGCTCCCTTCGAGGTCGTGCTTTGAGCAGGAGGCGCCGCGGTCGATGAAGTCTTCACGCCATTCTCAGTGCTGGACTGGACACTAGTATCAACCGGAGCTTTGCTGGTCGTGGAGGGAGTAGTAACTATGGGAGCCTGGCTGGAAGTCGAGGTCTGTGTAGCAGCAAATTGTTAGTGAGCCGAGCTCTCAAGATCTACATGTTTCTCTCTATGGATGGACGTACCGCAGGACGGGCAGGAGGATCAATGGGGACGCCGAGATCTGCAACCCTCGTTAG
This window contains:
- a CDS encoding GCN5-related N-acetyltransferase (GNAT) domain-containing protein (similar to Metarhizium robertsii ARSEF 23 XP_007820225.1) — its product is MGQVILPALIPDIRRIYDVYFSAFEHDLMGQILLKILFPGSQITDEEFRKGHAAGTLQYWHASDNQYTLKCVDTDTGEIIGMGLDCHVIAVDPKHQGRKAGQLLVQWGMQMGELAGLPLYFESSPSTVNLYKKMGFELLPEKIVHKAEVLGTEKDIEVPLMVKMPSVAGGVTFEEWRQGGYPEFSKEVLPVPVAAV
- a CDS encoding extracellular membrane protein, CFEM domain-containing protein (similar to Metarhizium robertsii ARSEF 23 XP_007820224.1), whose product is MKTAFVAAAGLLATASAQSLCAVNCFQTVVTEHPPLSCKEANMYLCFCKGKDLQNYFAQCAAAKCGSNYDETINFGVGLCKDLGVPIDPPARPATSTSSQAPIVTTPSTTSKAPVDTSVQSSTENGVKTSSTAAPPAQSTTSKGASTIATITQQPSHATNQTGTQPTSSGVVTAAAMNLQLAPAMLAAVGVGAMAVQLL